In one window of Rhinopithecus roxellana isolate Shanxi Qingling chromosome 15, ASM756505v1, whole genome shotgun sequence DNA:
- the NXPE2 gene encoding NXPE family member 2, producing MMEKIFIHRILTLFPNAIARKLLLMLIFILIFWVIYLASKDHTKLLFSLENHITLNQGNIFKKSSHSEAPLCPAVSPKETELRIKDIMEKLDQQIPPRPFTHVNTTTSATHSTATILNPQDTYCRGDQLDILLEARDHLGRRKQYGGDFLRARMSSPALMAGASGKVTDFNNGTYLVSFTLFWDGQVSLSLLLIHPSEGVSALWRARNQGCDKIIFTGLFANRTSNVFTEYGLTLNTNAELCQYMDDRDHEAFYCVRPQHMPCEALTHMTTRTRNISYLSKEEWSLFHRSNIGVEMMKNFTPIEVIPCNKSENIKKNCQIGMKTPFPSGYTLKNMWITAFCKQIKFNETKNINDCLERKLIYLMGDSTLRQWIYYLQKAVKTLKYFDHHGAGIFKTHVLLDVERHILIQWKKHGHPFVTKKLFSVKDENYIPREIDRVAGDKNTAIVITLGQHFRPFPINIFIRRAINIQKAVERLFLRSPETKVILKTENTREIHQNAEMFSDFHGYIQNLIIRDIFVDLNVGIIDAWDMTIAYCTNNAHPPDYVIQNQIGMFLNYIC from the exons AtgatggagaaaatattcatCCATAG GATACTTACTTTGTTTCCAAATGCCATAGCTCGAAAATTACTGCTGATGTTGATATTTATCTTAATTTTCTGGGTCATTTACTTGGCTTCAAAAGACCACACAAAG TTGTTGTTCAGCTTGGAAAACCATATTACCCTGAACCAAGGGAACATCTTCAAAAAATCTTCACACTCTGAAGCACCACTGTGTCCAGCAGTTTCACCAAAAGAGACTGAACTTAGAATAAAGGACATTATGGAGAAACTAGACCAGCAGATCCCACCCAGACCATTCACCCATGTGAATACCACCACCAGTGCCACACACAGCACAGCCACCATCCTTAACCCTCAAGATACGTACTGCAGAGGGGATCAGCTGGACATCCTTCTGGAAGCGAGGGACCACTTGGGACGCAGGAAGCAATATGGTGGGGATTTCCTGAGGGCCAGGATGTCCTCCCCAGCCCTAATGGCAGGTGCTTCGGGAAAGGTGACTGACTTCAACAACGGCACCTACCTGGTCAGCTTCACTTTGTTCTGGGACGGCCAGGTCTCCCTGTCTCTGCTACTCATCCACCCCAGTGAAGGGGTGTCAGCTCTCTGGAGGGCAAGGAACCAAGGATGTGATAAGATCATCTTCACTGGCCTGTTTGCCAACAGAACCTCCAATGTCTTCACTGAATATGGCTTGACCCTAAACACAAATGCTGAACTGTGCCAGTACATGGATGACAGAGATCATGAAGCCTTCTACTGTGTGAGGCCTCAACATATGCCCTGTGAGGCCTTGACCCACATGACCACTAGGACAAGAAATATTTCCTATCTTAGTAAGGAAGAATGGAGCCTTTTCCACAG GTCCAACATAGGAGTTGAAATGATGAAGAACTTTACCCCCATTGAGGTCATACCGTGTAACA AGAGCGAGAACATAAAAAAGAACTGCCAGATTGGAATGAAGACTCCTTTCCCCAGTGGTTATACTTTGAAAAACATGTGGATTACAGCATTTTGTAAACAGATCAagttcaatgaaacaaaaaatataaatgactgcTTGGAAAGAAAACTTATTTATCTCATGGGAGATTCAACACTGCGTCAGTGGATTTACTACTTACAAAAAGCTGtaaaaa CCCTAAAATATTTTGATCATCATGGAGCTGGGATCTTTAAAACACACGTTCTTCTGGATGTTGAAAGACATATTTTGATTCAGTGGAAAAAACATGGTCATCCATTTGTTACCAAAAAGTTATTCTCAGTGAAAGATGAAAACTATATCCCACGGGAAATTGACCGGGTAGCAGGAGACAAAAACACAGCCATTGTCATTACCCTCGGCCAACACTTCAGACCTTTTCCCATCAACATTTTCATCCGTAGGGCCATCAATATTCAAAAGGCCGTTGAACGTCTATTCTTGAGAAGCCCAGAGACCAAGGTGATACTGAAAACTGAAAACACCAGAGAGATACATCAAAATGCAGAGATGTTTAGTGACTTTCATGGCTATATTCAGAATCTTATCATAAGAGATATTTTTGTGGATCTTAATGTGGGTATTATTGATGCCTGGGACATGACAATTGCATATTGCACCAACAATGCCCATCCACCGGATTATGTGATTCAAAATCAGATTGGCATGTTCTTAAACTACATTTGTtag